In the Bacillota bacterium genome, one interval contains:
- a CDS encoding pyruvate carboxylase subunit B, whose translation MKVRVMDTTLRDGHQCLMATRLKTEDMLPLCEDLNKVGFHSLEVWGGATFDSALRFLNEDPWERLRALRRAMPDSKLQMLLRGQNVLGYRHYADDVVREFVRLSLKNGIDIIRVFDALNDMRNIETSIKAIKEYGGHAQGAVVYTVSPLHTIEHFVDTARTMVEMGVDSLCIKDMAGILSPHVAFELVSRLKKEFPLPLEIHSHYSSGMASMAYLKAIEAGVDIIDTALSPLALGTSQPCTESMVAALQGTPYELGLDMGILAKISQELKERKDKYAEGKNIYHGVDIHVLSSQIPGGMMSNFVSQLGADVDKLPQVIEEVPRVRADLGFPPLVTPSSQIVGSQAVLNVLAGGRYKMVSNEVKNYLAGQYGRAPGHIDKDFRKSIIGDTPVLECRPADLLAPELPAARKEVATYLEQEEDVLSYVLFPQVALKFLKERQAAKYGVDFNLADKAAEEGYPT comes from the coding sequence ATGAAAGTTCGTGTTATGGACACTACCCTGCGCGACGGTCACCAGTGCCTGATGGCAACGCGTTTGAAGACGGAAGATATGCTGCCCCTTTGCGAAGACCTTAACAAAGTAGGTTTTCATTCCCTTGAGGTATGGGGGGGAGCCACTTTTGACAGCGCCCTGCGCTTTCTTAACGAAGACCCGTGGGAGCGCCTGCGCGCTCTGCGCCGCGCCATGCCCGATTCCAAGCTACAAATGCTGCTCAGGGGGCAAAATGTACTAGGTTACAGGCACTATGCCGACGATGTAGTGCGCGAATTTGTGCGCCTTAGCTTGAAGAACGGCATCGATATTATTCGGGTTTTTGATGCCTTAAATGACATGCGCAATATTGAAACGTCTATCAAGGCCATTAAAGAGTATGGCGGTCACGCGCAAGGTGCGGTCGTCTACACGGTCAGCCCCTTGCATACCATCGAGCACTTTGTCGATACAGCTAGAACCATGGTAGAGATGGGAGTAGACTCTCTCTGCATTAAAGATATGGCGGGCATATTGTCGCCTCATGTGGCCTTTGAGCTTGTCAGCCGGTTAAAGAAAGAGTTTCCCTTGCCCCTAGAGATACATTCGCACTACAGTAGCGGCATGGCCTCCATGGCCTATCTTAAAGCTATAGAAGCAGGGGTCGACATCATCGACACGGCCCTGTCTCCACTGGCTCTCGGCACTAGTCAGCCCTGTACGGAGTCCATGGTAGCGGCGCTGCAGGGCACGCCCTACGAACTGGGATTAGACATGGGGATCTTGGCTAAAATTAGTCAAGAGCTAAAAGAGCGCAAAGACAAATACGCCGAGGGCAAAAATATTTACCACGGCGTGGATATTCATGTACTCTCGTCGCAAATTCCTGGTGGCATGATGAGTAATTTTGTCTCGCAGCTAGGGGCAGATGTCGACAAACTACCGCAAGTGATTGAAGAAGTGCCGCGTGTGCGTGCCGACCTCGGCTTTCCTCCGCTAGTCACGCCAAGTAGTCAGATTGTCGGTTCCCAGGCGGTGCTAAATGTATTGGCGGGTGGGCGCTACAAGATGGTCTCCAATGAAGTGAAGAACTATCTCGCCGGGCAGTACGGCCGTGCCCCAGGCCATATAGATAAAGATTTTCGTAAATCGATCATTGGTGACACGCCCGTTTTAGAGTGCCGTCCGGCCGATTTGCTTGCGCCGGAGCTGCCCGCGGCACGCAAAGAAGTCGCTACCTACCTCGAGCAAGAAGAAGACGTGCTTTCTTATGTCTTGTTCCCCCAAGTCGCTCTTAAGTTCCTTAAGGAGCGGCAAGCAGCGAAGTATGGCGTTGACTTTAACTTGGCGGATAAGGCTGCTGAGGAAGGGTACCCGACTTAG